In Labilibaculum sp. DW002, the genomic window TGGGCAAAATCCCACGGTTTTGGTGGTGATCCTAGAGAAAACCCAGGTGCTGCTACCGATATTCATGCTTTACGTCCTTGCGACAAAAGCGTAAATTCAGATCGAAGCAATTTATTTTTCGACAATGGCGGTGATGCACATTCAGAAGCAACAGAATGCTCAAGTGACGACGATTCATGGGAACCACGAGATGCTGTCAAAGGTGATATTGCGAGAATGATCTTATACATGGCAGTTCGATACGAAGGTGAAGGAAACAATCCTGATTTAGAGATGACCAACGACATGACCTATAGCAAGGAAAATTATACTGCTCCTTTCTTTGGGAAATTATCTACTTTACTTGAGTGGAACTCTCTTGATCCTGTTGATGATCTCGAACTTTCTAGAAACAACAAAGTGCATGAAATTCAGGGCAATAGAAATCCGTTCATTGATCACCCAGAATGGGCCAACACCATTTGGGTTGAGACTGACAGCAACAGCCCAAGCATTACCGAATATGCTCCAGAAAATGGAACTACCTCAGTATCTTTAACTGCAAATCTTACACTAAGTTTTAACGAAGAAGTGCAAGAAGGAACTGGCAATATCGTAATAAAAAGATATAATGATGATTCTGAATTTGAAACCTTAAGTGCGGTCAACAATCCTAGAGTTACATTTACAAATAACAAAGTTCTTATCAATCCTGAGGCTAAATTTGAAGAAGGAACAAAGTATTACGTGACCATTGATAATGGTGTAATTACCGACGCATCTTCTAATTCTTTTGATGGTATATCTGATAAAGAGACTTGGAATTTTACTGCAACCTATGCTCCTCCAACTATTGTGGAATTCTCACCAGAAGATGATAGCGAATCGGTATCTGTTGATACTGATTTAGAAATCACTTTTGATAAAGACGTGCAAGCTGGAAATGGTCAAATATCGATCTATAGTAATGGAACAAAAGTCATGGAAATGTTAGCATCTGTTGCAGCTACATTTGATGGCGAGTATGTGACGATTGAGCTTTCTGAAACGCTAAATGAGAACACAGAATACAATGTTATTATTGATGAGAATGCATTTGTAAGTGCAAATGGTGCAGCTTTTAAAGGTATTGACTCGGAT contains:
- a CDS encoding endonuclease encodes the protein MIKFLHSKLFLSLTLLVTFVFSSAAQVNIEEYYQSASNKTGGELKTALHFIISDHTVLPYTSKADGDDYNVWEALELTDEDPANSNNVILIYTGRSDLKTHKDDGTSDADAWNREHIWAKSHGFGGDPRENPGAATDIHALRPCDKSVNSDRSNLFFDNGGDAHSEATECSSDDDSWEPRDAVKGDIARMILYMAVRYEGEGNNPDLEMTNDMTYSKENYTAPFFGKLSTLLEWNSLDPVDDLELSRNNKVHEIQGNRNPFIDHPEWANTIWVETDSNSPSITEYAPENGTTSVSLTANLTLSFNEEVQEGTGNIVIKRYNDDSEFETLSAVNNPRVTFTNNKVLINPEAKFEEGTKYYVTIDNGVITDASSNSFDGISDKETWNFTATYAPPTIVEFSPEDDSESVSVDTDLEITFDKDVQAGNGQISIYSNGTKVMEMLASVAATFDGEYVTIELSETLNENTEYNVIIDENAFVSANGAAFKGIDSDTYWSFTTELPTGIDDFFAEKSPSFYPNPAKNEIRITNMEDVESMHISNLTGRNIMEIKSPDSRISITNLPKGMYFVTFITKNGNRVTKKLLKR